A single window of Nicotiana sylvestris chromosome 3, ASM39365v2, whole genome shotgun sequence DNA harbors:
- the LOC104233012 gene encoding uncharacterized protein isoform X1, with protein sequence MPRHHFSYITSSPPKQVSYPPPPITLVFVALPPATLHRSSSEPLFQTHDNQYYPPKPTFKVPEPYPYTPHLDIPTETEKPPKNPEHEEMIRKVKSLEQLFRDMRGLGGQVSVAYKDLCLFPDVQLPPGFKMPKFDLYDGHGDPVAHLRGFCSKLRGASGRDELLMAYFSQSLSGSALEWYTRQDHSRWYTWDDLAQAFACHFQYNLEIIPDRMSLTKLEKKFGESFREYGFHWREQEARVEPPMKESEKVDYFLQALEPTYFGHLVSAVGKSFNEVVKMGGMVEEGLKSNKIMSYSAIKATTQATQNGTRGVLGKKKKEDVATIESATWGGSRNLPHYYNQPRPHPQNYPDTPYSPPQHYYPPLDSHFSIHHVQTYTQPPAHAQWRAPAPQNPYQAPQNNYPPPKTYRNPPGIGFRPNQAFKNERLQKQKTFTPLGESYTSLFHRQRQLGMLNPIEAKMLNPLPRNLDRSVSCEYCLGAPGHDTKKCWKLKTAVQELVDTHRIEVQALEAPNIN encoded by the coding sequence atgccaaggcaccacttctcatacatcacaagctccccacccaaacaagtctcataccctcctccaccaattacaCTTGTTTTTGTGGCActtccacctgctacattacacagatcttccagtgaacccctattccaaactcacgacaaccagtactatccccctaaacccaccttcaaagtcccagaaccatatccttacactcctcatcttgatatcccgacagagaccgagaaaccgcccaaaaatcccgagcatgaagagatgatcagaaaggtcaaaagcttagagcaattgttccgagatatgagggggttagggggccaagtaagtgtggcctacaaagatttatgtctgttcccagatgttcagttgccaccggggttcaaaatgcccaagtttgatttgtacgatgggcatggtgacccagtagcacacttaagaggattttgtagcaaactGAGAGGAGCaagcggaagagatgaattgctgatggcgtatttcagccaaagtttgagtgggtcggcgctagaatggtacaccagacaagatcatagcaggtggtatacatgggatgatttggcccaagccttcgcctgtcattttcagtataatctcgaaatcatcccagatcgtatgtcgttgacaaaacttgagaagaagttcggtgagagcttcagggaatatggattccattGGAGAGAGCAAGAGGCGAGGGTTGaacctccgatgaaagaaagcgagaaggttgattatttcttgcaggctttggagcccacttattttggtcatttggtgtcagcagtgggcaagtcctttaatgaagttgtgaaaatgggaggcatggttgaggagggactcaagtccaataagatcatgagttattcagcaatcaaagcaaccactcaggccactCAAAACGGTACTAGGGgtgtgctcggaaagaagaagaaagaggatgttgcgacgATCGAGTCAGCAACTTggggtggatccaggaaccttccacatTACTACAACCAACCTCGACCCCATCCCCAAAATTACCCcgacactccatatagcccaccacaacattactacccaccgctaGATTCCCATTTTTCTATTCATCATgtacaaacctatacccaacctcccgctcacgcacaatggcgtgcgccggctccccaaaatccataccaagctccacaaaataactatccacccccaaaaacctacagaaatcctcctggaataggttttcgacccaatcaagcctttaaaaatgagaggttgcagaagcagaagacttttactccattgggagaatcctatactagtctattccacaggcagagacagttgggtatgttgaatcctaTCGAGGCCAAAATGctgaatccccttcccagaaatcttgaccgctcggtgagttgtgagtattgtttggGGGCCCCAGGACACGACAcaaagaagtgttggaaactgaaaacagctgtgcaagagcttgttgatactcatcggatcgaggttcaggccctagaagcaccaaatatcaactag
- the LOC104233012 gene encoding uncharacterized protein isoform X2, which translates to MKVQDYSIVEQLRKTPAQISLLSLLIHSDEHRRALMKILNEAHVPDKISVNHLEKIANKIFEVNRVTFSDDELPVEGTEHNRALYLTVKCEDSVVTRVLIDNGSSANICPLSMLNKLKVEDERIHKNSICVSGFDGGGKDSVGGIVLALTIGPVDITMEFQVLDVAVSYNLLLGRPWIHAAKAVPSTQHQVVKFEWDRQEIVIHGEDNLCVPNDSIVPFMEVDDDKGPWVYQVFDTVSVEKIPEEKCVSTPKMVAASVMVVVEMLKNGFVRGKGLGASLQGIVQPVSLSKNLDTFGLGFKPTVADVRRARKMKQKAWALPKPISRLFKSFIRPGVRKQLLSKVPGSLIGVDGDLEKGLERLFAEANMVEVGEGSSKADMQFVGPPAKVNNWEATPLPIRRESW; encoded by the coding sequence atgaaagtgcaagactattccattgtggagcaattgaggaaaacaccggctcaaatttcgttattgtcattattgatccattctgacgagcaccgtcgggctttgatgaagatcttgaatgaggcccacgttcctgacaaaatctcagtaaaccacttggaaaagatagctaacaagatatttgaggtaaacagagtcactttttctgatgatgagttgcccgtggagggtactgagcacaatagagccctctatctgacggtgaaatgcgaagattccgtggttactcgagtATTgattgacaatgggtctagtgcgaacatttgtcctctctccatgttgaacaagctgaaagtagaagatgaaagaattcacaagaatagtatttgcgtttcgggattcgatggtggaggaAAAGATTCAGTTGGGGGCATAGTGCTTGCGCTCACCATAGGACCAGTTGAtattactatggaattccaggtactcgatgtggctgtttcttataacttgttgttgggacgaccttggattcatgctgccaaggcAGTCCCGTCTACTCAGCATCAAGtcgtcaagtttgaatgggatcgacaggaaattgttatACACGGTGAAGATAATTTATGTGTGCCCAATGATTCCATTGTTCCGTTCATGGAGGTTGACGACGacaagggaccgtgggtttatcaggttttcgacacagtatcggtagagaaaattccggaagaAAAGTGCGTTtcaactccaaagatggttgcggcatcagtcatggtagtcgttgaaatgttgaaaaatggttttgtacggggaaagggtttgggtgcatcactgcaaggtattgtgcagccagtttctctttcaaagaatctggatacttttggtcttgggttcaagcccacagttgcagatgtgagacgagcccgcaaaatgaaacaaaaagcaTGGGCACTGCCAAAGCCAATCTCACGTCTGTTCAAATCATTCATCAGGCCGGGTGTTAGAAAGCAAttgttgtcaaaggttcctggatcattgattggtgttgatggagacttggagaagggacTTGAAAGGTTGTTCGCTGAGGCTAACATGGTTGAggtcggggaagggtcaagcaaggcagatatgcaattcgtgggaccacctgcaaaagtcaacaactgggaagccactcctcttcctatccgaagggaatcttggtag